One Primulina tabacum isolate GXHZ01 chromosome 10, ASM2559414v2, whole genome shotgun sequence DNA segment encodes these proteins:
- the LOC142505927 gene encoding uncharacterized protein LOC142505927 isoform X2, with protein MAHKSVFDASAVKSEFEVAGINPNFIPIIWKHVLQNPNCRWDEIPSLPVAVYSLLHSKFKPSTSTLHSALDSIDQTTTKLLIKLKNGEFVEAVIMRYDTRLGKYNGKPRPGGLRSTLCISSQVGCKMGCNFCATGSMGFKSNLSSGEILEQLVHASRIAAIRNVVFMGMGEPLNNYSAVVEAIRVMTAPPFQLSRKKITISTVGVIHAISKLHRDIPNLNLAVSLHAPVQEIRCQIMPAARAFPLERLMNALRDYQACSQQKIFIEYIMLDGVNDEEQHAHQLGKLLETFEVVVNLIPFNPIGSLSRYKTSNDQKVAIFQIILRGTYNIRTIVRKQMGQDISGACGQLVVNLPGKGSSRSADHITDIEDLRI; from the exons ATGGCGCATAAATCGGTTTTCGATGCTTCCGCCGTCAAATCCGAGTTCGAGGTGGCTGGGATTAACCCTAATTTCATCCCCATCATCTGGAAGCACGTTCTGCAAAACCCTAATTGCAGGTGGGATGAAATCCCGTCTCTGCCTGTTGCAGTTTACTCTCTCCTCCACTCCAAGTTCAAACCCTCTACCTCCACTCTCCATTCCGCCTTAGATTCCATTGACCAGACCACCACTAAGCTTTTGATCAAATTGAAG AATGGAGAGTTTGTGGAGGCTGTGATAATGCGATATGATACCCGACTGGGAAAATATAATGGAAAGCCTCGTCCTGGCGGTCTTAGGTCGACCTTGTGCATATCTTCACAG GTTGGATGCAAAATGGGTTGCAACTTTTGTGCTACAGGAAGCATGGGATTTAAAAGCAATCTTTCATCTGGAGAAATCTTGGAACAACTAGTGCATGCTTCTCGCATAGCAGCTATACGAAATGTTGTTTTTAtg GGAATGGGAGAGCCACTTAATAACTACTCTGCAGTGGTTGAAGCTATCAGAGTTATGACAGCACCTCCATTTCAGTTGTCACGGAAGAAAATTACTATCTCAACG GTAGGCGTCATCCACGCTATCAGCAAGCTTCACAGAGATATACCAAACTTGAACCTAGCTGTGTCCCTTCATGCACCAGTGCAAGAAATTCGCTGTCAGATAATGCCTGCAGCAAGGGCTTTTCCATTAGAGAGACTAATGAATGCATTGCGGGACTATCAAGCTTGCAG CCAgcagaaaatatttattgagtaCATAATGCTCGATGGGGTGAATGATGAAGAGCAGCATGCGCACCAGCTTGGCAAATTGCTTGAGACGTTCGAAGTG GTTGTGAACCTAATTCCTTTTAACCCAATCGGTTCTCTGAGTCGTTATAAAACCAGCAACGATCAGAAAGTCGCGATTTTCCAGATAATACTAAGAGGCACTTACAACATCAGAACGATTGTTCGTAAACAAATGGGTCAAGATATAAGCGGCGCTTGTGGCCAATTAGTAGTGAACCTACCTGGAAAAGGGTCCTCTCGAAGCGCGGATCATATAACAGACATCGAAGATCTTCGTATTTGA
- the LOC142505927 gene encoding uncharacterized protein LOC142505927 isoform X1, which produces MAHKSVFDASAVKSEFEVAGINPNFIPIIWKHVLQNPNCRWDEIPSLPVAVYSLLHSKFKPSTSTLHSALDSIDQTTTKLLIKLKNGEFVEAVIMRYDTRLGKYNGKPRPGGLRSTLCISSQVGCKMGCNFCATGSMGFKSNLSSGEILEQLVHASRIAAIRNVVFMGMGEPLNNYSAVVEAIRVMTAPPFQLSRKKITISTVGVIHAISKLHRDIPNLNLAVSLHAPVQEIRCQIMPAARAFPLERLMNALRDYQACRFISPCQQKIFIEYIMLDGVNDEEQHAHQLGKLLETFEVVVNLIPFNPIGSLSRYKTSNDQKVAIFQIILRGTYNIRTIVRKQMGQDISGACGQLVVNLPGKGSSRSADHITDIEDLRI; this is translated from the exons ATGGCGCATAAATCGGTTTTCGATGCTTCCGCCGTCAAATCCGAGTTCGAGGTGGCTGGGATTAACCCTAATTTCATCCCCATCATCTGGAAGCACGTTCTGCAAAACCCTAATTGCAGGTGGGATGAAATCCCGTCTCTGCCTGTTGCAGTTTACTCTCTCCTCCACTCCAAGTTCAAACCCTCTACCTCCACTCTCCATTCCGCCTTAGATTCCATTGACCAGACCACCACTAAGCTTTTGATCAAATTGAAG AATGGAGAGTTTGTGGAGGCTGTGATAATGCGATATGATACCCGACTGGGAAAATATAATGGAAAGCCTCGTCCTGGCGGTCTTAGGTCGACCTTGTGCATATCTTCACAG GTTGGATGCAAAATGGGTTGCAACTTTTGTGCTACAGGAAGCATGGGATTTAAAAGCAATCTTTCATCTGGAGAAATCTTGGAACAACTAGTGCATGCTTCTCGCATAGCAGCTATACGAAATGTTGTTTTTAtg GGAATGGGAGAGCCACTTAATAACTACTCTGCAGTGGTTGAAGCTATCAGAGTTATGACAGCACCTCCATTTCAGTTGTCACGGAAGAAAATTACTATCTCAACG GTAGGCGTCATCCACGCTATCAGCAAGCTTCACAGAGATATACCAAACTTGAACCTAGCTGTGTCCCTTCATGCACCAGTGCAAGAAATTCGCTGTCAGATAATGCCTGCAGCAAGGGCTTTTCCATTAGAGAGACTAATGAATGCATTGCGGGACTATCAAGCTTGCAGGTTTATTTCCCCCTG CCAgcagaaaatatttattgagtaCATAATGCTCGATGGGGTGAATGATGAAGAGCAGCATGCGCACCAGCTTGGCAAATTGCTTGAGACGTTCGAAGTG GTTGTGAACCTAATTCCTTTTAACCCAATCGGTTCTCTGAGTCGTTATAAAACCAGCAACGATCAGAAAGTCGCGATTTTCCAGATAATACTAAGAGGCACTTACAACATCAGAACGATTGTTCGTAAACAAATGGGTCAAGATATAAGCGGCGCTTGTGGCCAATTAGTAGTGAACCTACCTGGAAAAGGGTCCTCTCGAAGCGCGGATCATATAACAGACATCGAAGATCTTCGTATTTGA
- the LOC142505414 gene encoding LIM domain-containing protein WLIM1-like, producing MAFAGTTQKCRACSLTVYLVDRLAADNRIYHKACFRCHHCNGTLKLGNFNSIDGVLYCRPHYDQIFKRTGSLEKSFEGTPKVLKPEKASENENASKVSSMFGGTRDKCVGCSSTVYPIEKVTVNGKSYHKSCFKCTHGGCTISPSNYIAHEGKLYCKHHHIQLFKAKGNYSQLETELEKEPSLSTPLEDIAAKL from the exons ATGGCGTTTGCGGGCACGACACAGAAATGCAGAGCTTGTAGCCTGACTGTGTATCTGGTCGATCGGCTGGCAGCGGATAACCGGATTTATCACAAGGCTTGTTTCAGGTGCCACCATTGCAATGGCACCCTTAAG CTCGGAAACTTCAACTCCATTGACGGGGTGCTGTACTGCAGACCTCACTATGATCAGATCTTCAAGAGAACTGGTAGCCTGGAGAAAAGTTTCGAGG GTACTCCTAAAGTCTTGAAACCAGAGAAGGCATCGGAAAATGAG AATGCAAGcaaagtttcaagtatgtttggAGGTACGAGAGACAAATGTGTGGGATGTAGCAGCACAGTTTACCCAATTGAGAAG GTGACTGTGAATGGAAAATCTTACCACAAGAGCTGCTTCAAGTGCACTCATGGAGGCTGCACCATTAGCCCATCCAACTACATAGCACACGAGGGCAAGCTCTACTGCAAGCACCACCATATCCAACTTTTCAAGGCCAAAGGAAATTACAGCCAGCTCGAGACCGAATTAGAGAAAGAGCCCTCGCTTTCTACGCCTCTCGAAGACATCGCTGCTaaattatga